The sequence AAGCGGGTTCTACCCGCTCCTCATACTTTTCCCATTCAATCATATTTTAGCACATAGTCGTCCGTTTTGTCAAAAGTTGTAACGTTCTTAATCGAATTTTTACAATTGCTCTTGCTGCTCTCTTTAACATGTTAGGAATTTGCGAATGCTCAATGTAATAGATTTTATCTGGTCCATCATCTGCCGCAATCAACCCTAACTTCTCAGCGATATCAATGCTTTTTTCTCTATTCATCACCGCCATGAGCCATACATTTGATAAAGTTCTATCTTGTTCTCTAAGCCTATAAAACCAATACTCCATTTCTCCGACAAGTTCTGCCGTATTAAAAACCTCTTCATCCGACGGCTCAGGCTTTTCTCCGCTTCTTAGAAGAATGCTCCCCGTCGCAAATGCCGTTTCCCACTCAATAAGTTCGTCAACAACAGATAAATCAAGAACTCCTATCCCCAAAGTATGGCAATAATTCTTATAATGACGATATAATTTCTTCATTTCATACCATTTCATCGGTACTCCTGTTAAAAACTTCTTAGCCAAATAATCCATTCTCTACCTCCTCAACTTTTTAGCCAGCATTTCGTTGAGTTCGTCTCGGATTTGTTTTAATCTTTTTTTCTCGTCCTCAGTAAAAACGGACTTACAGGAGCTAATTGCCCTCGTAAGCCCATCCGCTAATTTGCCAAGCGCTTTAACGTCCTCAGAAGGGGATATCGTCTTCTTCATTGACAAGCTCGCTTTCGGTGGTGCCAGAAGTTACTTCTGCCCCCGGGAGTTCATTTTTCTTTCTCAGCAGTTGAACGCTTTTCGCAATTACCGACAAGTCGCTATGTTTAATCCCGTTTTGATCTACCCATTTGTTCTGGCTTAAACTGCCCTCTACCAACACAAGATCGCCTTTTTCTGCGTGTTCTCCTAAAAATTCAGCCGTTTTATTAAACGCCGTTACCCTTACGAAATCCACCCTGTCGTTATAACCGTTTACCGCCACATCAAACGTGGCATAAATTTTTTCACTTTGGCTCGCTTTCGCTTCAACATCTTTTGTCAATCT is a genomic window of Mesoaciditoga lauensis cd-1655R = DSM 25116 containing:
- a CDS encoding single-stranded DNA-binding protein, whose product is MNVNLVVLTGRLTKDVEAKASQSEKIYATFDVAVNGYNDRVDFVRVTAFNKTAEFLGEHAEKGDLVLVEGSLSQNKWVDQNGIKHSDLSVIAKSVQLLRKKNELPGAEVTSGTTESELVNEEDDIPF